From a region of the Salvelinus fontinalis isolate EN_2023a chromosome 13, ASM2944872v1, whole genome shotgun sequence genome:
- the LOC129868850 gene encoding protocadherin-3-like, with amino-acid sequence MEYKGFSFTASNFFMALFLFLLRTSYGDVTYSFPEEMKRGSVIGNIANDLGLDPKGLYVRKARLEMDGSNTLYCDINLSTGDLIVAERIDREQLCGRRVSCVLKYEMVLENPLELHRVVLQIQDINENSPQFANDRITFEIRESADKGARFVVNQAHDADIGLNAVQSYTLQKNSHFGLAVHTNPGGVKYGELVLEKELDREQQQEVTLLLTAIDGGTPQRSGTAVIHVTVLDANDNIPVFSQNLFKVSLPKKILPLAL; translated from the coding sequence atgGAATATAAGGGATTCTCGTTCACTGCCTCGAATTTCTTCATGGCTTTGTTTCTTTTCCTGCTGCGCACCAGCTATGGAGACGTGACCTATTCTTTTCCGGAAGAGATGAAACGCGGATCTGTGATTGGGAATATAGCCAACGATCTTGGCCTGGATCCAAAAGGACTGTATGTTCGTAAAGCTCGCCTAGAAATGGATGGTAGCAACACACTCTATTGTGACATTAACCTGAGCACTGGCGACCTGATTGTTGCTGAGAGAATTGACAGGGAGCAGCTCTGTGGCAGAAGGGTTTCGTGTGTATTGAAATATGAAATGGTGCTCGAGAATCCTTTAGAATTACACCGCGTCGTTCTTCAGATACAAGATATTAATGAAAATTCACCACAATTCGCGAACGATCGCATTACGTTTGAGATCAGAGAATCGGCAGATAAAGGCGCCCGATTTGTGGTTAATCAGGCTCATGATGCAGATATAGGACTGAACGCTGTTCAAAGCTACACACTACAAAAGAACAGCCATTTTGGTTTGGCTGTGCATACCAATCCTGGTGGGGTAAAATATGGCGAGTTAGTATTAGAGAAAGAACTGGATCGAGAACAACAGCAGGAGGTGACATTGTTACTTACTGCTATTGACGGTGGGACTCCACAGAGATCTGGTACAGCAGTTATACACGTTACTGTGCTGGATGCTAATGACAACATTCCAGTGTTTAGCCAGAACCTTTTTAAGGTCAGTTTGCCCAAAAAAATTCTCCCTTTGgcactgtag